Proteins encoded within one genomic window of Alteribacter populi:
- a CDS encoding Gfo/Idh/MocA family oxidoreductase: MSDHIAEPILLVGAGKIAIEYAKVLTDLNKSYICVGRSEFSASTFTKTTGVRAEAGGIDTFIKGRKGRDSLPSNAIVAVNVEQLYPVTLSLLESGVKKILLEKPGGVDGQEIKKITEKARQKNATVYVAYNRRFYASTIRAKEIIEADGGITSFHFDFTELSHLIASSTINAKVKENWLLANSTHVTDTAFYLCGEPDTLVCHTSGTLDWHPSASIFSGAGKTMKGVPFSYHANWSSPGRWGIWLMTKNHRLILQPMEELYIQKAASFQYEKEELDNKNDLDYKPGFYNMIDAFLKDSDPRLLPIEDQQRRVKSYYDLIKNGRSR, encoded by the coding sequence ATGTCCGATCACATAGCGGAGCCAATTTTACTCGTTGGCGCAGGTAAAATAGCAATTGAGTATGCAAAGGTACTGACCGACCTAAATAAAAGCTACATTTGCGTTGGGCGCAGTGAGTTCTCAGCGAGTACGTTTACTAAAACAACGGGTGTTCGAGCAGAAGCAGGCGGTATTGATACGTTTATAAAAGGGCGAAAAGGGCGGGACTCCCTCCCTTCCAACGCTATCGTCGCTGTAAATGTGGAGCAACTATACCCAGTTACTTTAAGTTTACTAGAAAGTGGCGTTAAGAAAATCTTACTGGAGAAGCCAGGCGGTGTAGATGGCCAAGAAATCAAAAAGATTACAGAAAAAGCGAGACAAAAAAACGCAACCGTCTATGTCGCTTATAATCGACGTTTTTATGCATCAACGATTAGAGCAAAAGAAATCATTGAAGCAGACGGTGGTATTACATCGTTTCACTTTGACTTTACAGAACTAAGCCACCTTATTGCTTCCTCAACGATAAATGCAAAAGTAAAAGAAAATTGGTTACTGGCCAATTCTACTCATGTTACCGATACGGCTTTTTATTTATGCGGCGAACCCGATACTCTTGTCTGTCACACCTCCGGGACTCTTGATTGGCATCCAAGTGCATCCATATTTTCAGGGGCTGGAAAAACAATGAAAGGTGTACCCTTTTCTTATCACGCAAATTGGAGTTCACCTGGTCGCTGGGGAATTTGGTTAATGACAAAAAATCACCGGTTAATTTTACAACCAATGGAAGAACTTTATATTCAAAAAGCAGCCTCGTTTCAATACGAAAAAGAAGAACTCGACAATAAGAATGACCTTGACTATAAGCCCGGTTTTTACAACATGATCGACGCCTTTTTAAAGGATTCTGATCCAAGATTACTTCCGATTGAGGATCAACAAAGAAGAGTCAAATCATATTACGATTTAATCAAAAATGGCAGGAGTCGTTAA
- a CDS encoding Gfo/Idh/MocA family oxidoreductase gives MVVGHKGVKQSLTVNKIAIVGLGQIGRRHLQALKLINRPCHLFLVDASQDSIAQAKKAYKVGPEPPFNQVIHSFNDLASLPDQLDIVIIATPANVRKEVVRFILLNKEVRSLLLEKVLFQHPDDFCEINEQLIEGNVKAWVNCPLRTTPFFQTLKISTKEPTSNLNYHVSGSHLNIGSNAIHHLDLLSFLAEESSFIVDSSLLDRSPISSKRPGFLEFTGTLQATGSNGSRMTMTSFKETDIPSVTVITSPHYRVMLRPKEKKAWISKATLNWQWFEVDFTIPLQSQYTQVAVQQILDNTPCNLPTFSDSWKLHTPLLQSLTGHLIKNGYGGISKCPIT, from the coding sequence ATGGTAGTTGGCCACAAAGGAGTGAAGCAAAGCTTGACTGTAAATAAAATTGCCATTGTTGGTTTGGGTCAGATTGGAAGACGTCACCTGCAAGCTCTTAAACTCATCAATCGGCCCTGTCATCTATTTTTAGTTGATGCTAGTCAAGATTCGATTGCTCAAGCAAAGAAAGCGTATAAAGTCGGACCAGAACCTCCGTTCAATCAGGTCATTCATTCGTTTAATGATTTAGCTTCACTTCCGGATCAGCTTGATATTGTCATTATTGCTACCCCTGCAAATGTTAGAAAAGAAGTCGTTCGTTTTATCCTGCTAAACAAAGAAGTAAGGTCTCTCCTTTTAGAAAAAGTTCTCTTCCAACACCCAGATGACTTCTGTGAAATTAATGAACAATTAATTGAAGGAAACGTCAAAGCTTGGGTAAACTGTCCGTTAAGAACGACCCCATTTTTTCAAACATTAAAAATCAGTACCAAGGAGCCTACCAGTAACCTTAACTATCACGTAAGCGGTTCCCATTTAAACATCGGATCGAATGCCATTCACCACCTCGATCTTCTCTCTTTTTTAGCAGAGGAATCAAGCTTCATAGTCGATTCTTCCTTACTTGACCGCTCTCCTATTTCAAGTAAAAGACCAGGTTTTTTGGAATTCACAGGTACACTTCAAGCGACCGGAAGTAATGGAAGTCGAATGACGATGACGTCCTTTAAGGAAACAGATATACCATCCGTGACTGTGATAACTTCACCCCACTATCGGGTTATGTTACGTCCCAAAGAAAAGAAGGCCTGGATTTCAAAAGCAACTTTAAATTGGCAATGGTTTGAGGTCGACTTCACCATTCCGCTTCAAAGCCAATATACTCAAGTCGCTGTACAACAAATATTAGATAACACCCCTTGTAACCTCCCTACTTTCTCGGATTCTTGGAAACTGCATACTCCTTTGCTTCAATCATTAACGGGGCATCTAATAAAAAATGGATACGGAGGTATAAGCAAATGTCCGATCACATAG
- a CDS encoding SDR family oxidoreductase: MKSLYSDHFQLHGKTALVTGALGILGKRFCAGLAEFGANVVVVDIDEQLCQQFAKELTSDYQTDCLGIGCDVSSPKQVEAMVEEAMKKYSKIEILHNNAATKTADLNRYFTKFEDYDLDQWREVMAVNIDGMFLVAQKVGKEMVKQKYGTIIQTSSIYGIIAPDQRIYKGSDYLGTSINTPAVYSTSKAAVWGLTKYLAAYWADKGIRVNMLTPGGIESGQNDAFKQNYSSRTPLGRMGQPDELIGALIYLASDASSYVTGQNMIVDGGLSTW; this comes from the coding sequence ATGAAATCATTATATAGTGATCACTTTCAATTACATGGGAAAACAGCCCTTGTCACAGGCGCTTTAGGGATTTTAGGAAAGAGGTTTTGCGCTGGATTAGCTGAATTTGGGGCAAATGTCGTTGTCGTCGATATCGATGAACAACTCTGTCAGCAATTTGCAAAGGAACTAACAAGTGACTATCAAACAGACTGCCTCGGCATCGGGTGTGATGTCTCTTCACCCAAACAAGTAGAAGCCATGGTCGAGGAAGCGATGAAAAAGTATAGCAAAATTGAGATTTTACACAATAATGCAGCTACCAAAACGGCAGATTTGAATAGATACTTTACCAAATTTGAAGATTATGACCTCGACCAGTGGAGAGAAGTGATGGCTGTAAATATTGATGGGATGTTTCTCGTTGCTCAAAAAGTAGGGAAAGAAATGGTAAAACAAAAATATGGCACTATTATTCAAACGTCATCGATCTATGGCATTATTGCACCTGACCAAAGAATATATAAAGGTTCAGATTACTTAGGTACGTCTATTAATACGCCAGCTGTATATTCCACCTCAAAAGCGGCTGTTTGGGGATTGACGAAATACTTAGCCGCCTACTGGGCAGACAAAGGCATCCGGGTTAATATGTTAACACCTGGTGGGATAGAAAGCGGACAAAATGATGCTTTCAAACAAAACTATTCATCTAGGACACCTTTAGGACGGATGGGGCAGCCTGATGAATTGATTGGTGCTCTCATTTATTTAGCATCTGACGCCTCTTCCTATGTTACAGGACAAAACATGATCGTTGATGGAGGATTAAGTACATGGTAG
- a CDS encoding Gfo/Idh/MocA family oxidoreductase, with amino-acid sequence MVMKVGIIGLNEGNGHPFSFSSIINGYDRQAMKAAGWKVILDYLEVRDPSEFGFNDINVTHAWTQNPELTKQLCEACFIKNEVKNLSDLAEQVDAVIIARDDYESHKKIAASFLEKNLPVFIDKPLSINQDELRYFKPFLENGTLMSCSAMRYAKELDDFHKNGAEYGDLPLIRAIGPLSWEKYGIHLLEAMLPTISSPPHSVISLSKNHDAIALSMKNGTLFQIDTLATLLSASQVPFQIEIWGTEKQTMVTIQDNFSMFRRALWHFFNMIDTGVPAISPHSTLILMKVLIAGQRSQQENREVFVDEIII; translated from the coding sequence ATGGTAATGAAAGTAGGGATTATCGGGCTAAACGAAGGCAATGGACACCCTTTTTCCTTTTCTTCGATTATAAATGGCTATGATCGTCAAGCAATGAAAGCTGCAGGTTGGAAGGTCATTCTTGATTACCTGGAAGTAAGAGACCCTTCTGAATTTGGCTTCAATGATATCAACGTTACGCATGCCTGGACACAAAATCCCGAGCTTACGAAACAGCTTTGTGAGGCTTGTTTTATTAAAAATGAAGTAAAAAACCTTTCTGACTTGGCAGAACAAGTAGATGCCGTCATCATTGCTCGCGACGACTATGAATCTCACAAAAAGATTGCCGCTAGTTTTTTAGAAAAAAACCTGCCCGTTTTTATAGATAAACCTCTTTCCATCAACCAGGACGAACTACGTTATTTTAAACCTTTCCTTGAAAACGGCACCCTCATGTCCTGTTCAGCCATGCGTTATGCAAAAGAGTTAGATGACTTTCATAAAAATGGTGCTGAATACGGAGACCTACCACTAATCAGAGCCATAGGGCCTTTATCGTGGGAAAAATACGGTATTCATTTGTTAGAAGCGATGTTACCGACGATTTCTTCGCCTCCACACTCGGTGATTTCTTTGTCAAAAAACCATGATGCGATCGCCCTTTCGATGAAAAACGGGACGCTCTTTCAAATCGATACATTGGCCACTCTTTTAAGCGCCTCACAAGTCCCCTTTCAAATCGAAATTTGGGGAACGGAAAAGCAAACGATGGTTACAATTCAAGATAATTTTTCCATGTTCAGAAGAGCATTGTGGCACTTTTTTAACATGATAGATACAGGTGTACCTGCTATTTCTCCGCATTCAACACTTATATTAATGAAAGTGTTGATCGCAGGTCAAAGGTCACAACAAGAAAACAGAGAGGTATTTGTTGATGAAATCATTATATAG
- a CDS encoding SDR family oxidoreductase produces MKTLKELYSLKGKTALVTGGAGYLGSEISESLAELGARVIIASRDEEKCRQKCDELKKKFGEKTDVIPMKINLMNKESVEKLFKDIHDHYEGLDILVNNAWSGNKNSFESISDEDWEYDIDMSLNSVFYCVKRALPGLQSKKGVILNITSMYGHVAPDYRMYDGIEFTNPPSYGAAKAGVIQFTKYLASFLSPHDIRVNCLSPGAFPHEVTQQNQDFINKLSAKNPMNRIGKPHEIKGAVALLCTDASSYMTGQHICVDGGWSIW; encoded by the coding sequence ATGAAAACCCTTAAGGAACTGTATTCTTTAAAAGGAAAAACCGCACTTGTCACGGGAGGAGCAGGCTATTTAGGAAGCGAAATAAGTGAATCTCTTGCCGAGTTAGGTGCGCGTGTGATTATCGCTAGTCGGGACGAGGAAAAATGCAGACAAAAATGCGATGAATTAAAGAAAAAATTCGGAGAAAAAACAGATGTCATTCCGATGAAAATAAATTTGATGAATAAAGAGTCAGTCGAAAAGCTGTTTAAAGACATTCACGATCATTACGAAGGATTAGATATTCTCGTAAACAATGCGTGGTCAGGTAACAAAAATTCATTTGAGTCCATTTCTGACGAAGACTGGGAATATGATATTGATATGAGTTTAAACTCCGTCTTCTATTGTGTTAAGCGTGCGTTACCCGGCTTACAGAGTAAGAAAGGCGTCATCCTAAACATTACTTCGATGTATGGTCACGTCGCTCCTGACTATAGAATGTATGACGGAATAGAGTTTACGAATCCACCAAGCTATGGTGCTGCTAAAGCAGGGGTTATTCAATTTACGAAATATTTAGCTAGTTTTTTATCGCCACATGACATTCGCGTCAATTGTCTTAGTCCAGGTGCTTTTCCTCATGAAGTCACACAACAAAATCAAGATTTTATAAATAAATTATCTGCGAAAAATCCGATGAATCGAATCGGTAAGCCTCATGAGATTAAAGGGGCAGTAGCTTTATTATGTACTGATGCTTCAAGCTACATGACGGGGCAGCATATCTGTGTAGATGGTGGCTGGTCGATATGGTAA
- a CDS encoding cytidylyltransferase domain-containing protein, which yields MSENKKVIALIPARGGSKSIPYKNIKPFAGKPLIAWTIEVATQVKEIDRVIVSTDDKKIAEISHHYGAEVMMREPHLALDDSMPIDVIKSVLSHLKDAEIYDYFLYLEPTSPLRTNEDIRECLQLLTDITTKYHSVATFTEAELNPHRAWKVTNNAPTIFISGANPWLPRQQLPEAYQLNGAVYGFAIPAFMQNDHHILPPPTGAVFMPKNRSVDIDDDVDFTLGEILLERRLKDENP from the coding sequence ATGAGTGAAAATAAAAAAGTTATTGCTCTTATTCCTGCAAGGGGTGGGAGTAAATCCATCCCTTATAAAAACATTAAGCCTTTTGCCGGAAAGCCGCTTATTGCTTGGACCATTGAAGTGGCAACCCAAGTAAAAGAGATTGACCGCGTTATTGTCTCGACAGACGATAAAAAAATAGCAGAGATTTCTCATCATTATGGTGCTGAGGTTATGATGAGGGAACCGCACTTAGCTTTAGATGACTCCATGCCTATAGATGTAATAAAAAGCGTTCTTTCTCACTTGAAAGATGCCGAGATTTATGATTATTTTCTATACCTGGAGCCAACGAGTCCACTTAGAACAAACGAAGATATTAGGGAGTGTCTGCAGCTCCTTACCGACATAACAACAAAATATCATTCAGTTGCAACCTTTACGGAAGCAGAATTGAATCCCCATCGCGCATGGAAGGTAACGAACAACGCCCCAACCATCTTTATATCCGGAGCAAATCCTTGGTTGCCTCGACAACAATTACCTGAAGCCTATCAGTTAAATGGGGCTGTTTATGGATTTGCCATTCCTGCTTTCATGCAAAACGATCACCATATTTTACCCCCTCCAACTGGAGCAGTATTCATGCCTAAAAATCGTTCAGTTGATATCGATGATGACGTTGATTTTACATTAGGTGAAATCTTGCTTGAAAGGAGGTTAAAGGATGAAAACCCTTAA
- a CDS encoding CDP-glycerol glycerophosphotransferase family protein, whose translation MTMQRKNQMIWLHSIDFLKLFSNITYDNVPITLPLLREFQKYVARHYKSARLEKKGTKLHSNIQKACEPYLIKSTVKRKEGYVLVRADLYPLTANIKNRKFLYLAHHRHEYKKMLKNEHCRPLIYLQSLPETAFLFSKEQRVLNKIKKVIKKSATPRFFKSKTFISWLNKKVKKLLSNIRKVNTLFEKYPISKTLYGSTINRHGALITTFAQTRNVQTINFQHGVFGEVAHLPVNADVNLVWGESHKKYLESYGVPADKIMIVPPLFPRSLQSRTPFHSISHQKKRVLVALQPLGYGFNKKMIQTIEKAAQPLANRLLIRYKLHPDQRKRRYSTLINPNYSTMYNHGSFSLHTLIEESDIVITPFSTVAYEALLLEKPVVFYSKKTTIYYLRGTPIFVKEFGEFKQLFSKISSEPTYLSTLVAMTKLKDEKSIPMNDKTVASFLI comes from the coding sequence ATGACTATGCAAAGAAAAAATCAAATGATTTGGCTTCATTCAATCGACTTTCTCAAGCTATTTTCTAACATTACCTACGATAACGTCCCAATTACTCTTCCATTATTAAGAGAGTTTCAAAAGTATGTAGCGCGGCATTATAAAAGCGCTCGCCTTGAAAAAAAAGGTACCAAACTACATTCCAATATTCAAAAAGCCTGCGAGCCTTACTTGATTAAATCAACAGTAAAAAGAAAAGAAGGCTATGTACTAGTAAGAGCAGACCTTTATCCGTTAACAGCAAATATAAAAAACAGGAAGTTTCTTTACCTCGCTCATCACCGCCATGAATATAAGAAGATGCTAAAAAATGAACATTGCCGACCTTTGATTTACTTACAGTCCCTACCTGAGACAGCGTTTTTATTTTCTAAAGAACAACGTGTACTAAACAAGATCAAGAAGGTGATAAAAAAATCTGCCACTCCCCGTTTCTTTAAAAGTAAAACGTTCATTTCATGGCTTAATAAAAAAGTGAAAAAGCTGCTTAGTAACATTCGAAAGGTTAATACACTATTTGAAAAGTACCCTATTTCAAAAACACTTTATGGATCGACCATTAACCGTCACGGAGCATTAATCACCACGTTTGCTCAAACAAGAAATGTTCAAACGATCAATTTTCAACACGGGGTGTTTGGCGAGGTTGCTCATTTACCAGTAAATGCAGATGTGAACCTTGTTTGGGGGGAGTCTCATAAAAAATATCTAGAATCTTACGGTGTTCCTGCTGATAAAATAATGATTGTTCCACCGCTCTTTCCAAGAAGCTTGCAATCTCGCACCCCTTTTCACTCAATTTCTCATCAAAAAAAACGTGTTTTAGTCGCACTTCAGCCTTTAGGTTACGGATTTAATAAAAAGATGATTCAAACGATTGAAAAAGCTGCCCAGCCTTTAGCTAACAGACTACTTATTCGCTACAAATTACATCCCGACCAACGTAAGAGGCGTTACTCGACGTTAATTAACCCTAATTACTCCACTATGTATAACCACGGCTCTTTTTCGCTGCATACCTTAATCGAGGAGTCAGATATTGTCATCACACCATTTTCAACTGTTGCGTATGAAGCACTTCTTTTAGAGAAGCCTGTTGTCTTTTATTCAAAAAAGACAACAATTTATTATTTAAGAGGAACACCAATATTTGTAAAGGAATTTGGTGAATTTAAGCAGCTGTTTTCTAAAATAAGTTCTGAACCCACCTATTTAAGTACGTTGGTTGCCATGACGAAGTTAAAAGACGAAAAAAGTATCCCCATGAATGATAAGACGGTTGCGTCTTTTTTAATATAG
- a CDS encoding polysaccharide biosynthesis protein translates to MDDRSALKHYFKDKQILVTGGTGSIGQHIVSSLLDCQPKSIVVFNKDDSKQYLMKQRMQRHPNIFFQLGDVRDYQSVEYATRGIDLVFHVAALKQVPVCEEHPFEAVKTNILGSENVIKACILNKVKKVVNISTDKAVNPTNTMGATKLISEKLFNNANTMLNNKGTTFCSVRFGNVINSRGSVIPLFMEQAKSGAPLTITDPKMTRFIMSISDAAQLTLKSIYYSKGGETFIFKMQALSILNLAKTMNDYYQKKGMNMPPIKQIGKRPGEKLYEELIYLNEMEHIVEDADLYVILPEKRENFFHFQPNETPLSRSDEVQMMTDKEIRNLIKTLEQEGA, encoded by the coding sequence ATGGATGATCGTTCAGCACTTAAACATTATTTCAAAGACAAACAAATACTAGTTACAGGCGGAACGGGTTCAATTGGCCAACATATCGTTTCTTCCTTGCTTGACTGCCAACCTAAGAGCATTGTTGTTTTTAATAAAGATGACAGCAAGCAATATTTAATGAAACAAAGGATGCAGCGTCATCCGAATATTTTCTTCCAATTAGGTGACGTTCGCGATTATCAATCAGTAGAGTATGCAACAAGGGGAATCGACCTAGTCTTTCATGTCGCAGCATTAAAGCAAGTCCCTGTATGTGAAGAGCATCCGTTCGAGGCAGTAAAAACAAACATTCTCGGGAGTGAAAATGTGATCAAGGCTTGTATTCTTAACAAAGTAAAAAAGGTAGTGAATATTAGTACAGACAAAGCTGTTAACCCGACAAATACAATGGGAGCGACAAAGCTCATTTCAGAAAAGTTATTCAACAATGCCAACACAATGCTAAATAACAAAGGAACGACGTTTTGTTCCGTCCGGTTTGGCAATGTCATTAACTCCAGAGGCTCGGTTATCCCCTTGTTTATGGAGCAAGCAAAATCAGGCGCCCCTTTAACGATCACAGATCCAAAGATGACCCGGTTTATTATGAGCATTTCAGACGCTGCGCAATTAACGCTAAAATCGATCTATTATTCAAAAGGTGGAGAAACGTTTATTTTCAAAATGCAAGCATTGAGTATTTTAAACCTAGCTAAAACGATGAATGACTATTATCAAAAGAAAGGGATGAACATGCCGCCAATTAAACAAATTGGCAAACGTCCAGGTGAAAAGCTTTATGAGGAGTTGATTTACCTTAACGAAATGGAACACATCGTTGAGGATGCAGATCTTTACGTCATTCTCCCTGAGAAAAGAGAGAACTTCTTTCACTTCCAACCTAATGAGACTCCTTTATCTCGTTCAGACGAAGTTCAAATGATGACTGACAAGGAAATTAGGAACTTGATTAAAACGCTTGAACAAGAGGGCGCGTGA
- a CDS encoding DegT/DnrJ/EryC1/StrS family aminotransferase yields MIVPLSRPDISELEKQYVNEVLDSGQLSMGEKTKRFEALFRERFGARYSVAMNSGTSALHVAVKSLGLKEGDEVITTPYSFIASGNCLLYEGVKPVFVDIDPLTLNMNTIKIEEAVTAKTKAILAVHIFGQPCQMDDVRRVAQKYGLVVIEDACEAIGAEWKKEHAGRMGDAGVFAFYPNKQMTTGEGGILLTDREDVYKMAAALRNQGRSLTSDWLDHDYVGYNYRMSELQAAVGVGQMERLNEILAKRDRAADRYLQLIKQSQLPVTTPELIKGGKMSWFVFIVVLPKSVNREKIITSLLKEGVQSKPYFPSIHLQKSFCKKFGDQAGRFPYSEEMSARTLAIPFYSTITEREQAFVIKALKKALA; encoded by the coding sequence ATGATTGTACCTTTGTCGAGACCCGATATATCAGAGCTTGAAAAGCAATACGTAAATGAAGTTCTCGATTCCGGACAATTAAGTATGGGAGAGAAAACGAAACGGTTTGAAGCGTTATTTCGTGAACGATTTGGCGCCCGCTATTCAGTAGCGATGAATAGTGGCACGAGTGCACTTCACGTGGCAGTTAAATCTCTCGGTTTAAAAGAGGGCGATGAAGTGATTACGACGCCTTATAGCTTCATAGCTTCCGGTAACTGTTTACTTTATGAGGGAGTAAAACCGGTTTTTGTTGATATTGATCCGTTAACATTAAATATGAATACGATAAAAATAGAAGAGGCCGTTACGGCTAAAACAAAAGCGATTCTAGCTGTTCATATTTTTGGGCAGCCTTGTCAAATGGATGATGTAAGAAGAGTTGCACAGAAATACGGTTTGGTCGTTATTGAAGATGCGTGTGAAGCTATTGGCGCTGAGTGGAAAAAAGAGCACGCAGGACGAATGGGAGACGCTGGTGTGTTTGCTTTTTATCCTAATAAGCAAATGACAACCGGAGAAGGTGGCATTCTCCTAACAGACCGTGAGGATGTTTACAAAATGGCTGCTGCTTTACGTAACCAAGGCAGAAGCTTAACGAGTGACTGGCTCGACCATGATTACGTCGGTTACAACTACCGTATGTCTGAATTGCAGGCGGCAGTGGGAGTAGGTCAGATGGAAAGGCTCAATGAAATACTGGCAAAAAGAGACCGAGCTGCGGACCGTTATTTGCAGTTGATCAAGCAATCGCAGCTTCCCGTAACAACTCCGGAGCTAATCAAAGGCGGAAAAATGAGCTGGTTTGTGTTTATTGTTGTTTTACCAAAGTCGGTAAACCGAGAAAAAATAATCACGAGTCTTTTAAAAGAAGGCGTGCAATCAAAACCGTATTTTCCCTCGATTCATTTACAGAAAAGCTTTTGTAAAAAATTCGGGGATCAAGCAGGGAGATTTCCTTACAGTGAGGAGATGTCAGCGCGTACGCTAGCGATTCCATTTTATTCAACGATTACAGAGCGGGAACAGGCTTTTGTTATCAAAGCTTTAAAGAAAGCGCTAGCCTAG
- a CDS encoding N-acetylneuraminate synthase family protein — protein MTFKMGGKLISEAEPMLIIAEIGVNHNGSMALAKKMITLAKQAGADAVKFQTYQTESLVTADSELVDYQKKSNVTSQKEMLEKYQLTQGDFTELKRFCEQTGISFISTPFDIKSAESLEKLGVDAYKVGSGDLTFYPLLAQLASYKKPLILSTGMATLEEVQATVDFLPKGQDFALLHCTSAYPAPFEDLHLRVIETFQHHFPCVIGYSDHSFGLEVPFAAASLGYKILEKHFTLDRTLEGPDHAASVEPEEFAEMVRGIRKIEAALGTTVKHLTPSEVETKQKVRRGIYAANDLPQGHIISTKDVTYLRPSHQMEACDYQQVLGKQLDVAKRKGDPLLWKDLRGVVGRDG, from the coding sequence ATGACGTTCAAAATGGGTGGGAAATTAATTTCAGAAGCAGAACCGATGTTGATCATCGCTGAAATTGGAGTGAATCATAACGGCTCGATGGCACTCGCTAAAAAAATGATTACCCTTGCAAAACAGGCAGGAGCAGATGCCGTTAAGTTTCAAACCTACCAAACCGAAAGTCTCGTGACAGCAGATAGTGAACTAGTAGATTACCAGAAAAAAAGTAACGTCACTTCTCAAAAGGAAATGCTTGAAAAGTATCAGCTGACGCAAGGTGATTTTACAGAGTTAAAAAGGTTTTGTGAACAAACGGGGATTTCGTTCATTTCTACTCCCTTTGATATAAAAAGCGCAGAGAGCCTTGAAAAACTAGGGGTAGACGCTTATAAAGTTGGAAGTGGAGATCTTACTTTTTACCCGCTATTAGCTCAGCTCGCAAGCTATAAAAAACCGCTTATTCTCTCAACAGGTATGGCGACTTTAGAAGAAGTGCAAGCCACTGTTGACTTCCTTCCTAAAGGGCAAGATTTTGCGCTTCTACATTGTACATCTGCATACCCAGCCCCTTTTGAAGATCTTCATTTGCGCGTGATCGAAACGTTCCAGCATCACTTTCCTTGTGTCATCGGCTATTCTGATCACTCGTTTGGATTAGAGGTTCCGTTTGCGGCTGCGAGCTTAGGGTACAAAATCCTTGAAAAGCATTTTACACTCGACCGTACTTTGGAGGGACCAGACCATGCAGCCTCTGTAGAACCTGAAGAATTTGCAGAAATGGTTCGCGGAATTAGGAAAATCGAAGCGGCCTTAGGTACAACAGTGAAGCATCTAACCCCATCGGAAGTAGAGACAAAACAGAAAGTCCGGCGCGGGATTTACGCAGCAAACGATTTACCCCAAGGCCACATCATCTCCACTAAAGATGTAACGTATTTGCGTCCTTCTCATCAAATGGAAGCTTGTGATTATCAACAAGTACTAGGAAAACAGCTCGACGTTGCAAAGAGAAAGGGTGATCCTTTATTATGGAAAGACTTGCGAGGAGTAGTAGGACGTGATGGTTAG